Proteins encoded within one genomic window of Gimesia sp.:
- a CDS encoding peroxiredoxin: MKVSYRNIVGSLLSLVCLCGLSASAQGQVNAPPGKVEVGDAAPAFTATDDAGKGWKSTDYIGKKILVVYFYPADMTGGCTKQACGFRDDMKKLQGKDVEVVGVSGDSVRNHQLFKKEYDLNFTLLADEDGSVAKKFGVPLRPGSTIERTIDGKKEKLTRGVTAARWTFVIDKDGKVAMKNTKVKAADDSKAILKKVNELK, encoded by the coding sequence ATGAAGGTATCGTATCGTAATATCGTCGGCTCCCTGTTGAGTCTGGTTTGTCTGTGTGGTTTGTCTGCCAGTGCCCAGGGACAGGTGAATGCACCTCCCGGAAAAGTGGAAGTCGGCGATGCGGCTCCTGCTTTCACAGCTACAGATGACGCGGGCAAAGGCTGGAAGTCGACTGATTATATTGGCAAGAAAATTCTGGTGGTCTACTTCTACCCTGCCGACATGACCGGTGGCTGCACCAAGCAGGCCTGTGGATTCCGCGATGATATGAAGAAGCTGCAGGGGAAAGACGTGGAAGTCGTGGGGGTGAGTGGTGATTCGGTACGTAATCATCAGTTGTTCAAAAAAGAGTATGATCTGAACTTCACACTGCTGGCAGATGAAGATGGCAGTGTGGCTAAGAAGTTTGGCGTTCCCCTGCGTCCCGGTTCCACGATTGAGCGGACCATCGATGGTAAAAAGGAGAAACTGACTCGTGGTGTGACAGCAGCCCGCTGGACTTTTGTGATCGACAAAGACGGTAAGGTTGCCATGAAGAACACCAAGGTTAAAGCTGCTGATGACAGCAAAGCCATCCTGAAGAAAGTCAATGAACTGAAGTAG
- the frr gene encoding ribosome recycling factor produces MDQAEILLDAEERMDKAVHVFQGQLQGIRTGRATPGLVDSIRVDYYGSPTPLKQMANVSVPEPQQILIRPFDAQMVGEIAKAIQASDMGLAPNTDGRVVRLNIPPLSTERRRQLVSRVKELAEEARISIRNIRRDANKHADQSEKDKVMGEDERDDTKDQIQELTKKFEGKVNSMADAKEKDVMDE; encoded by the coding sequence ATGGACCAGGCAGAGATTTTACTCGACGCGGAAGAGAGAATGGACAAAGCGGTTCACGTATTCCAGGGTCAGCTGCAGGGGATTCGTACGGGGCGGGCCACCCCCGGTCTGGTGGATTCGATCCGCGTGGATTACTACGGTTCGCCGACTCCGTTGAAGCAGATGGCGAACGTGAGCGTTCCCGAGCCGCAGCAGATTCTGATTCGGCCCTTCGATGCCCAGATGGTGGGAGAGATTGCCAAAGCGATCCAGGCCAGCGATATGGGACTGGCACCGAATACCGATGGTCGCGTCGTGCGATTGAACATTCCCCCGCTTTCGACAGAACGTCGTCGTCAGCTGGTCTCCCGCGTGAAAGAGCTGGCTGAAGAAGCCCGGATTTCGATCCGCAACATCCGCCGGGATGCAAACAAGCATGCTGACCAGTCCGAAAAAGACAAAGTGATGGGGGAAGACGAACGGGACGATACCAAGGATCAGATCCAGGAACTGACCAAAAAGTTCGAAGGTAAAGTCAACAGCATGGCGGATGCGAAAGAAAAGGACGTGATGGACGAGTAG
- a CDS encoding PQQ-binding-like beta-propeller repeat protein produces the protein MHKSCGCIALLVLGAILFSTEISLAQTEPQAAADQFRESVSLDVNNAVLKKMGSVQDFLAGAQWEDAINSLIQISQEYGNTLYPESPGRYLRVSTYCQNLLAGFPQEAIQIYREKVDPRAHRWLEEAEAESSVGPLLQIVDQALMSSYGDDALYRLGEISWERGELGQARDYWRKLLPPEPGSAARSDTGLFYYPDSDLSVPPILARLILVSLFEGSFKQAEAELAVFRERYPDAEGSLAGKQGNLADQLTGILSDRGQVSLANDQDEMQTFAGHQTRNFRAGHALNVGAAAWSFRVPLVWSQEYTRKPAFGQRVPPGLFPVVHGEHIFINDSERIYALNWKTGTPAWSDADPQASPIIYPSVLQGAVRLPFRSVVGVPRFTMTVADGRLYARMGSPVTSVAKDERLGLFSELVCLDLDEGEGKMLWKISSAELREQNFVWSFEGAPVIAGDRFYVVLHRGFPEVQTNVACFSTETGEMLWNQKVCLALRNIEEGVNYITHLLLTLAEGQLYLSTDMGAIASLNTKNGKINWIVTYPSQDDVSRRELSDHMASGLVPCLYDQGILFVAPQDTKTLMAFDASSGLMLWEREWPEQIRNLLGVTARILVVSGNQLYGIDRASGALRWKAGYLDPEGFGYGRGLLAGENVYWPLRDELLVVDIERGTLKQRIPLQALQGETGGNLVIAGDQLLIAQPRKVTAFQNHGILPGPRKENQNLSAAETQAR, from the coding sequence ATGCATAAATCGTGCGGTTGCATCGCTCTACTGGTGCTGGGAGCGATCTTATTCTCGACAGAGATCAGCCTGGCTCAGACAGAGCCACAGGCAGCCGCCGATCAATTCCGCGAATCGGTCTCCCTGGATGTGAATAATGCGGTGCTCAAGAAGATGGGCTCCGTGCAGGATTTTCTGGCAGGCGCACAATGGGAAGATGCGATCAACAGTCTGATCCAGATCTCCCAGGAATACGGCAACACGCTTTATCCTGAATCCCCGGGACGCTATCTGCGGGTGTCCACTTACTGTCAGAACCTGCTCGCGGGTTTTCCCCAGGAAGCGATTCAAATCTACCGGGAAAAAGTTGATCCCCGAGCCCACAGGTGGCTGGAAGAGGCGGAAGCGGAATCGTCGGTCGGCCCGCTGTTGCAGATTGTCGATCAGGCACTGATGAGCAGCTACGGCGATGATGCCCTGTATCGCCTTGGCGAAATCTCCTGGGAACGCGGTGAACTGGGACAGGCGCGGGATTACTGGCGGAAACTGCTACCGCCCGAACCGGGATCTGCAGCGCGCAGCGATACCGGACTCTTCTATTATCCCGATTCCGATTTATCCGTGCCCCCGATTCTGGCGCGTCTGATTCTGGTCAGTCTGTTCGAGGGAAGTTTCAAACAGGCCGAAGCGGAACTGGCCGTGTTTCGCGAGCGCTATCCCGATGCGGAAGGCTCACTCGCCGGTAAGCAGGGGAACCTGGCAGATCAACTTACAGGAATTCTATCAGATCGCGGTCAGGTCTCACTGGCGAATGATCAAGACGAAATGCAGACATTCGCCGGACACCAGACCCGTAATTTCCGGGCGGGACATGCTCTGAACGTCGGAGCCGCAGCCTGGTCGTTTCGTGTGCCTCTGGTCTGGAGCCAGGAATACACGCGGAAACCTGCCTTTGGTCAACGCGTACCACCAGGGCTCTTCCCTGTCGTACATGGGGAGCATATTTTTATTAATGACTCAGAACGCATTTATGCACTCAACTGGAAGACGGGAACGCCCGCCTGGTCTGATGCGGATCCTCAGGCGAGTCCGATTATATATCCTTCCGTTCTGCAGGGGGCAGTGAGGCTGCCGTTTCGCTCTGTTGTGGGAGTCCCCCGGTTTACGATGACTGTTGCCGACGGACGGTTATACGCCCGCATGGGATCGCCGGTTACTTCGGTGGCGAAAGATGAGCGGCTGGGACTGTTTTCGGAACTGGTTTGCCTGGACCTGGATGAGGGCGAAGGCAAAATGCTCTGGAAGATTTCTTCTGCCGAGTTGCGCGAGCAGAATTTTGTCTGGTCGTTTGAAGGGGCACCAGTTATTGCCGGCGATCGTTTCTACGTCGTGTTGCACCGGGGCTTTCCCGAAGTGCAGACGAATGTTGCCTGTTTCTCCACCGAGACCGGGGAGATGCTGTGGAATCAGAAGGTCTGCCTGGCACTGCGGAACATTGAAGAAGGTGTAAACTACATCACCCATCTGCTGCTGACACTGGCGGAGGGGCAATTGTATCTCTCAACTGATATGGGAGCAATCGCATCGCTAAATACAAAGAATGGGAAAATCAACTGGATTGTGACGTACCCTTCCCAAGACGATGTTTCCCGCCGGGAATTGAGCGATCACATGGCAAGTGGTCTGGTCCCCTGCCTGTATGACCAGGGAATTCTATTCGTCGCTCCCCAGGATACGAAAACCCTCATGGCCTTCGATGCGTCTTCGGGACTTATGCTCTGGGAGCGGGAATGGCCGGAGCAGATTCGAAACCTGTTGGGAGTCACGGCGCGGATCCTGGTGGTCAGCGGGAATCAACTGTATGGCATCGATCGGGCAAGTGGGGCGTTACGCTGGAAGGCAGGCTATCTCGATCCGGAGGGTTTCGGCTATGGTCGTGGGCTGCTCGCTGGAGAGAACGTATATTGGCCTTTGAGGGATGAACTGCTGGTCGTAGACATTGAGCGAGGCACGCTCAAACAGAGAATCCCGTTGCAAGCCTTACAGGGAGAAACGGGAGGGAACCTGGTAATCGCGGGGGATCAGCTGTTGATCGCGCAGCCCCGAAAGGTGACCGCGTTCCAGAATCACGGCATCCTCCCCGGGCCACGAAAAGAGAATCAGAATCTGTCTGCAGCGGAGACGCAGGCACGTTGA
- a CDS encoding PQQ-binding-like beta-propeller repeat protein encodes MLFASDATRLLPERTRCFLYGGMLILSLLQPSFCFGQESLDAWPNGRDQLELFPASRQFSKRYQDARQLIDEKNYSAGIPELQAILDAPEDFVAIDRGVGFHSLKRAAEDQLAALPPDGKKYYSVQYGPTAEQMLREAREQDNQDLLREVVRRFFHTQAGADAAYMLGSYYYERGDLPAAAQLWESLSKRHDLAAEKEPHLTFKLAVAWYHLGNLGKSRQSLMKLARETKDTDYVFPNGKKVALFQEGQNPVAWLSQLVGTLDLKGAREQSDWTLYRGNAERIASAEFAVPSSKPEWQFSTIRDPFLQNNPNLPPLEAILQKLGDFRRKHLSGVLPAASPIVAGDTVVVRTHNNLKGLDLQSGKLKWETTVADALFREMLKDPQNSDEEFLGTPQTPLQKYLTQRAWQDYTVGHLSSDGKLVFSVENVGFIGGFYHFSREDQESVLSPNSYNRLMAFEVDTGKFVWELGGPRLQNPINYSGHYFLGPPLPLDGKLYALAEEGREFRLLVLDPQTGKTLWTQSLFRSEYPIARDYTTDRRPLDHIRRRMGLSPSLAHGVLVCPTGSGCTVGINAVTRQLLWRNVEPRRNAITSYAAFSRDANENAEGWAEFTPLIVGDRVLLQSRTGQNLKCLDLFDGRLIWSRPRQEYLFIASVQDGNILLVGPGSIEALKLSDGSPAWPKAQKIPAPSGRGIVVRDTYFLPVDTGEILSIRLDDGLILARTRVETDTLVGNLSAGSGMLVAQNETEVVGFRSAASIIEQIRLASQSDQPAKQAEAELLRGELYLYSGNVKQALAKIERSIEIKPTIRARRLYADMMLESLDHDFSQYESQISKIEPLLVDENQQRRFFQILATSYQSKGNLKAALENYLKLSELKNLFSTETAKGGVFVRTDRWIRSQLELLMVRANEEQRQEIDAFFSSYYTNHLASAGQVELQRFLKCCGNLPATRQARMLLVERLTQELKTASPGKQSVLRRQLMQQLEQLRNSAQPVSAAFATARLAEIYVSLNQYAQATELFKELKTKWPDVICLDGKSGRQVAEAWQSVPEFQKQSHSRSVWPDYPAQVYRDEQSKGQNTSLPVEIIGLTNPLFENHRLEVGPAKEQLLAFDGAGKPLWTFSLAEAGIEVPQQPFFSARVFENYLVVNFGAEFFVLDAINRKTDGQPTLLWKQRMIAGPPSLRDYISIERSGLAPVLREYITRNSDREQLGRIGTINSEFLCYQLGSELIAADLLTGEILWKRQGLPNNSWHFGDAEHVILMTSQSRTEPRYVVRSGQNGESVNAFKLKPGHSAIFAFERYLLTLGPPADDTRRLELRDLVSDEVVWSFEINKDTNYTLGQNYEIAMMAADGTISIRDLRTGEKKVEVKGQAAPNVMRVLLLENEKQYLVFVSLPYVVKSRVTYRPLSMTSLLFNGMLYSIDRETGELMWSRMLEAQGIDFTQFFDLPVMTFGIRRVMGISTSSGNQVDLEVIDLRDGSQVLKETTSSNRLRTWVVPDLEQKDILIEPFQIRLSFEEPPVVAPKPAAAPQ; translated from the coding sequence ATGTTGTTTGCATCAGACGCTACCAGATTACTTCCAGAACGCACCCGCTGTTTCCTGTATGGGGGCATGCTGATTCTGAGTTTACTGCAGCCCAGTTTCTGTTTCGGGCAGGAGTCCCTGGATGCGTGGCCCAATGGCCGCGATCAACTGGAGCTGTTTCCAGCGAGCCGTCAGTTTTCGAAACGCTACCAGGATGCCCGCCAACTAATCGATGAGAAGAACTATTCTGCTGGCATTCCAGAGTTGCAGGCAATTCTGGATGCCCCGGAAGATTTTGTGGCCATTGACCGGGGCGTGGGCTTTCACAGCCTGAAACGGGCTGCCGAGGATCAACTGGCGGCGTTACCTCCAGACGGGAAAAAATACTATTCGGTGCAGTACGGTCCCACCGCTGAGCAGATGTTGCGCGAAGCACGGGAACAGGACAACCAGGACCTCCTTCGCGAAGTCGTTCGCCGATTTTTTCATACCCAGGCGGGAGCCGATGCTGCTTACATGCTGGGTTCTTATTACTACGAGCGGGGTGATTTACCGGCTGCGGCGCAGTTGTGGGAATCGCTCAGCAAACGGCATGATCTGGCCGCTGAGAAGGAACCACATCTGACGTTCAAGCTGGCGGTCGCCTGGTATCATCTGGGGAACCTCGGAAAAAGCCGCCAGTCGCTGATGAAGCTGGCCCGTGAGACCAAAGATACAGACTATGTCTTTCCGAATGGCAAAAAGGTCGCGTTGTTCCAGGAAGGGCAGAACCCTGTGGCATGGTTATCCCAACTGGTGGGAACGCTGGATCTGAAGGGAGCCCGGGAACAGTCAGACTGGACTCTCTATCGTGGAAATGCAGAGCGAATCGCTTCCGCAGAGTTCGCCGTCCCTTCCTCGAAACCGGAGTGGCAATTTTCCACGATCCGCGATCCATTCTTACAGAACAATCCTAATCTGCCTCCCCTGGAAGCGATCCTGCAGAAACTGGGTGACTTCCGTCGCAAGCATCTGTCGGGTGTATTACCTGCTGCCAGTCCGATTGTGGCGGGCGACACCGTTGTCGTGAGAACACACAATAACCTGAAGGGCTTGGACCTGCAGTCCGGGAAACTGAAGTGGGAGACGACGGTTGCCGATGCGCTATTCCGCGAGATGCTGAAGGATCCGCAGAATTCCGATGAAGAATTTCTGGGTACTCCCCAGACCCCGTTACAGAAATATCTGACGCAGCGAGCCTGGCAGGATTACACGGTCGGCCATTTAAGCTCAGATGGCAAGCTGGTATTCAGCGTGGAAAACGTTGGCTTTATCGGCGGTTTCTATCACTTCAGCCGGGAAGACCAGGAGAGCGTTCTTTCACCCAACTCCTACAACCGCCTGATGGCCTTTGAAGTTGATACGGGTAAGTTTGTCTGGGAACTGGGAGGTCCCCGGTTACAGAACCCGATTAATTACTCGGGACACTACTTCCTCGGGCCGCCGTTGCCCCTGGATGGTAAGCTGTACGCTCTGGCGGAAGAGGGCCGCGAGTTTCGTCTGCTGGTGCTGGATCCGCAGACGGGGAAAACGCTCTGGACGCAGTCGCTGTTCCGTAGCGAGTATCCGATCGCCCGCGATTATACAACGGATCGTCGTCCGCTGGATCATATCCGTCGCCGCATGGGATTGAGTCCTTCGCTGGCCCATGGCGTTCTGGTCTGTCCGACCGGTTCGGGGTGTACGGTGGGGATCAACGCCGTAACACGTCAACTGCTCTGGCGAAATGTGGAGCCACGCAGAAATGCGATTACCTCTTACGCTGCCTTCAGCCGCGATGCGAACGAGAACGCCGAAGGCTGGGCGGAATTCACACCTTTGATTGTGGGTGACCGGGTCCTGTTACAGTCACGTACGGGACAGAACCTGAAGTGCCTGGATCTGTTTGATGGTCGACTGATCTGGTCGCGACCACGGCAGGAATACCTGTTTATCGCCTCGGTACAGGATGGGAATATCCTGCTGGTAGGACCGGGTTCAATTGAGGCACTCAAGTTAAGTGATGGAAGTCCGGCCTGGCCGAAAGCTCAGAAGATTCCCGCTCCCAGCGGACGGGGCATCGTGGTGCGGGATACGTATTTTCTACCTGTGGATACAGGAGAGATCCTGAGTATCCGCCTGGATGATGGCCTGATTCTAGCCCGGACACGGGTCGAGACCGACACGCTAGTGGGAAATCTGTCAGCCGGGAGCGGGATGCTGGTCGCTCAGAATGAGACCGAAGTCGTCGGGTTTCGATCGGCGGCGTCCATCATTGAACAGATTCGTCTGGCGAGTCAGTCGGATCAGCCAGCGAAACAGGCAGAGGCGGAACTCTTGCGAGGTGAGTTGTATCTTTACTCCGGAAATGTGAAACAGGCTCTGGCGAAAATTGAGCGGTCGATTGAGATCAAACCCACTATCCGTGCGCGGCGACTGTATGCAGACATGATGCTGGAAAGTCTTGATCATGACTTCAGTCAGTATGAGAGTCAGATCAGTAAAATTGAACCACTGCTCGTTGATGAAAATCAACAGCGTCGTTTCTTCCAGATCCTGGCGACAAGTTACCAGTCCAAGGGAAATCTGAAAGCGGCTCTGGAGAACTACCTGAAGCTCTCGGAATTGAAGAATCTGTTTTCTACCGAGACTGCCAAGGGGGGCGTTTTTGTTCGCACCGATCGCTGGATTCGTTCGCAGCTCGAACTGTTGATGGTGCGGGCGAATGAAGAGCAACGTCAGGAAATCGATGCATTCTTCTCCAGCTATTATACGAACCATCTGGCCTCTGCCGGTCAGGTTGAACTACAGCGATTCCTGAAGTGCTGTGGTAATCTGCCGGCCACACGTCAGGCGCGAATGCTGCTGGTTGAGCGGCTGACGCAAGAGCTGAAAACGGCATCTCCGGGAAAGCAGTCGGTCTTGCGTCGGCAACTGATGCAGCAACTTGAGCAGCTGCGCAACTCGGCGCAGCCTGTGAGTGCCGCCTTCGCCACTGCCAGACTGGCTGAAATCTATGTATCACTCAATCAATATGCCCAGGCGACTGAGCTGTTTAAGGAGCTGAAGACAAAGTGGCCCGATGTCATCTGTCTGGATGGGAAATCGGGTCGACAAGTGGCGGAAGCCTGGCAGTCAGTTCCGGAGTTTCAGAAACAGTCACATTCCAGGTCAGTCTGGCCTGACTATCCGGCCCAGGTATATCGCGATGAGCAGTCCAAAGGGCAGAACACTTCTCTGCCGGTGGAAATCATCGGACTGACGAATCCGTTGTTCGAAAATCACCGGCTGGAGGTAGGACCGGCGAAAGAACAGCTACTGGCATTCGACGGTGCAGGTAAACCGCTGTGGACCTTCTCACTGGCGGAAGCCGGGATCGAAGTTCCACAGCAGCCTTTCTTCTCGGCCCGCGTGTTCGAGAATTATCTGGTTGTGAATTTTGGGGCCGAGTTTTTTGTGCTGGATGCCATCAATCGGAAAACAGATGGTCAACCAACCCTGCTCTGGAAACAGAGGATGATTGCTGGTCCGCCGAGTCTGCGTGATTACATTTCCATCGAACGCAGTGGTTTGGCGCCGGTGTTACGCGAATATATCACGCGGAATTCGGATCGCGAACAACTGGGACGTATCGGTACGATCAATTCTGAATTCCTCTGCTATCAACTGGGCAGTGAATTAATCGCTGCCGATCTGCTGACTGGGGAAATTCTCTGGAAACGTCAGGGGCTGCCCAACAACAGCTGGCATTTTGGCGATGCGGAGCATGTGATTCTGATGACTTCTCAGAGCCGGACCGAGCCGCGGTACGTGGTACGCAGTGGTCAGAATGGAGAATCGGTCAATGCATTCAAACTGAAGCCGGGGCACTCGGCGATTTTTGCCTTTGAACGCTATCTGCTGACACTGGGACCGCCCGCCGATGATACACGCCGTCTTGAATTACGGGATCTGGTCAGCGATGAAGTGGTCTGGAGTTTTGAGATCAACAAAGATACCAACTATACGCTGGGGCAGAATTATGAGATCGCCATGATGGCAGCGGATGGAACGATTTCCATACGAGACCTGCGGACTGGCGAGAAGAAGGTCGAAGTCAAAGGCCAGGCTGCACCCAATGTGATGCGTGTGCTGCTGCTGGAGAACGAGAAGCAGTACCTGGTGTTTGTCAGTCTGCCTTATGTCGTAAAAAGCAGAGTAACGTATCGTCCTTTGAGTATGACGTCTCTCCTGTTTAACGGGATGTTGTATTCCATCGATCGTGAAACGGGAGAGCTGATGTGGTCTCGGATGCTCGAGGCACAGGGAATCGACTTCACGCAGTTCTTCGATTTGCCGGTGATGACGTTTGGCATCCGTCGGGTTATGGGTATTTCAACTTCTTCGGGAAATCAGGTTGATCTGGAGGTCATCGATCTGCGGGATGGTTCGCAGGTACTTAAAGAGACGACGAGCAGCAATCGTCTGCGAACCTGGGTCGTACCCGATCTGGAGCAGAAAGATATTCTGATCGAACCATTCCAGATCCGGTTGAGTTTTGAAGAACCGCCGGTAGTCGCGCCGAAACCTGCAGCGGCTCCTCAGTAG
- a CDS encoding phosphoglycerate kinase → MAKKTIENVDVAGKTVLMRVDFNVPLDDDLNITDDRRVRMALPSIKSVIDRGGRLILMSHLGRPKGDAGDAKFSLKPTAACLGKLLDQDVAFATDTVGDDAKAKVAALEDGQVLILENLRFNDGEKKGDATFAGALAAFADIYCNDAFGTCHRTDASMVAVPEAMDGKPKVVGFLVSKEIQYLSDAIANPQRPFVAILGGAKVSDKINVINNLLGICDKVLIGGAMAYTFALAQGGKVGGSLVEEDKVELAKELIAKGGDKLMLPVDTHCGDDFNSNCNKQVVKAGEIPDGFEGLDIGPESAKLFAETVKSAKTVVWNGPMGVFEMPPFDEGTKAVAQAIADSDATSIIGGGDSAAAIQQLGFANQVSHVSTGGGASLAMLEGQEFAAVNLLDEA, encoded by the coding sequence ATGGCAAAGAAAACAATTGAAAACGTAGACGTAGCGGGTAAGACCGTATTGATGCGTGTCGACTTTAACGTTCCCCTGGATGACGATCTGAATATTACCGATGATCGCCGGGTGCGGATGGCTCTGCCTTCGATCAAGTCCGTTATCGATCGTGGCGGTCGCCTGATTCTGATGAGTCACCTGGGACGTCCCAAGGGGGATGCCGGTGATGCGAAATTCAGCCTCAAGCCAACCGCTGCCTGCCTGGGTAAACTGCTGGATCAGGACGTCGCCTTTGCGACGGATACGGTTGGCGACGATGCGAAGGCGAAAGTCGCTGCCCTGGAAGATGGTCAGGTACTGATCCTGGAGAACCTGCGGTTCAACGATGGTGAGAAAAAAGGGGATGCCACTTTCGCAGGTGCGCTGGCTGCGTTCGCTGATATCTACTGCAACGACGCTTTTGGTACCTGCCACCGGACCGATGCTTCGATGGTTGCAGTTCCGGAAGCCATGGACGGTAAGCCGAAAGTAGTTGGCTTCCTGGTATCGAAAGAAATTCAATACCTGTCCGATGCGATTGCCAATCCACAGCGTCCGTTCGTGGCGATTCTGGGGGGAGCGAAAGTCTCTGACAAGATCAACGTGATCAACAACCTGCTGGGCATCTGCGACAAGGTGCTCATCGGTGGCGCGATGGCTTACACCTTTGCTTTGGCGCAGGGTGGCAAGGTTGGCGGCAGTCTGGTGGAAGAGGACAAAGTCGAACTGGCCAAAGAACTGATCGCCAAAGGGGGCGACAAACTGATGCTGCCGGTCGACACGCACTGTGGCGACGACTTTAACAGCAACTGCAACAAGCAGGTTGTGAAAGCCGGTGAAATCCCCGATGGTTTCGAGGGACTGGACATCGGACCGGAATCGGCGAAACTGTTTGCTGAGACTGTTAAGTCCGCTAAAACAGTGGTCTGGAACGGACCGATGGGTGTGTTCGAAATGCCGCCGTTCGATGAAGGAACCAAAGCGGTTGCCCAGGCGATCGCAGACAGCGATGCAACCAGCATCATTGGTGGTGGCGACAGTGCCGCCGCGATCCAGCAGCTCGGTTTTGCCAATCAGGTCTCGCATGTGAGTACCGGCGGTGGTGCCAGCCTGGCGATGCTGGAAGGTCAGGAGTTTGCAGCTGTGAATCTGCTGGATGAAGCCTGA
- a CDS encoding AAA family ATPase, with translation MSQRVEIDGVGLHLGRPDQTVSDWIGQHEALKQLLACWLVIDEKDMPLTPRLVGTPGIGKTSLAIAGARTREQELYIYQCTADTRPEDLLVTPVLAESGKIKYHASPLVSAMIRGGICVLDEGNRMNEKSWASLAPLLDHRRYIESIVAGVTIPAHPDFRCAVTMNEDESTFEIPDYILSRLQPSITLEHPNREDEKMILHYHLPFADEHMLDLTVDFLQQSHSLKLDFSTRDGINVLRLALKRAAQDKEHPLSKDTIWLESLKSCLGDDALDLESLSEKRQQNLGGNMMPMGLGDFFFSPDNPLHPDRDDDDFEDFEDDEDDDNY, from the coding sequence ATGTCACAACGCGTGGAAATCGATGGTGTCGGACTGCATCTGGGACGGCCGGACCAGACCGTCAGCGACTGGATCGGACAACATGAAGCACTCAAGCAGTTGCTCGCCTGCTGGCTGGTAATCGACGAAAAAGATATGCCACTCACACCGCGACTGGTGGGCACCCCCGGTATCGGAAAAACTTCGCTGGCCATCGCAGGCGCACGCACGCGCGAGCAGGAACTCTACATCTATCAATGTACTGCAGACACACGACCTGAAGATCTGCTGGTCACTCCGGTACTCGCCGAAAGTGGGAAGATCAAGTATCACGCCTCTCCACTCGTCAGTGCCATGATTCGTGGCGGCATCTGTGTGCTCGATGAAGGCAACCGCATGAATGAAAAATCATGGGCCAGTCTCGCGCCACTGCTCGATCATCGGCGCTACATCGAATCCATTGTCGCCGGCGTCACAATCCCCGCACATCCCGATTTCCGTTGTGCGGTCACCATGAACGAGGATGAGTCTACCTTCGAAATCCCCGACTACATCCTCAGTCGTCTGCAGCCCAGCATCACTCTCGAACATCCGAACCGCGAAGATGAGAAGATGATCCTGCACTATCATCTCCCCTTCGCCGATGAGCATATGCTCGACCTGACCGTCGACTTCCTGCAGCAGTCACACAGCCTGAAACTCGATTTCTCAACCCGTGACGGCATCAACGTGCTGCGACTGGCACTCAAACGTGCCGCTCAGGATAAAGAACACCCCCTCAGCAAAGATACCATCTGGCTCGAGTCCCTGAAGAGCTGCCTGGGTGATGATGCCCTCGACCTCGAATCTCTCTCAGAAAAGCGTCAGCAGAACCTGGGTGGCAACATGATGCCGATGGGACTGGGAGACTTCTTCTTCTCCCCGGATAACCCCCTGCACCCGGACCGGGATGATGACGATTTTGAAGACTTCGAGGATGACGAAGACGACGACAACTATTAA
- a CDS encoding CBS domain-containing protein: MDKPVLAKDIMVTKLITLTPDMDVHEAIGKLLNHRISGAPVLDSERRLLGVFSERCCMDVLIKASYEQLPSTQIFPFIDTEPRCITEDTDLLTIAQIFQSTPTRRLPVVRDGNCLVGQISRRDLLKAELKHLQFKTNLPQEKNLLYLSGIMNREESPIA, from the coding sequence ATGGATAAGCCTGTACTCGCGAAAGACATCATGGTCACGAAGTTAATCACCTTAACTCCGGACATGGATGTACATGAAGCAATCGGGAAGCTGTTAAATCATCGGATTTCCGGTGCACCCGTATTGGATTCAGAACGCAGATTACTGGGTGTCTTTTCAGAACGGTGCTGCATGGATGTGCTGATTAAAGCCAGCTATGAGCAGTTGCCGTCAACGCAGATCTTTCCGTTTATCGATACGGAACCGCGGTGTATCACGGAAGACACGGATCTGTTGACCATCGCGCAGATTTTTCAGAGCACGCCGACACGTCGTCTTCCGGTCGTCCGCGATGGAAACTGCCTGGTCGGCCAGATCAGTCGCCGTGATCTCTTGAAGGCGGAACTGAAACATCTGCAGTTCAAGACCAATCTGCCTCAGGAGAAAAACCTGTTGTATCTGAGTGGCATTATGAACCGGGAAGAGTCACCGATTGCCTGA